One window from the genome of Cryptomeria japonica chromosome 6, Sugi_1.0, whole genome shotgun sequence encodes:
- the LOC131043007 gene encoding expansin-A9-like, with protein MEINWRFLATMMLMVMTCRAVKAKWDFAHATFYKEAPGGACGYFDENSRSLYAGVYTTALSTALFDNGGKCGSCLEVKCIFSKWCLTGSRTVRVTATDFCPPNYAKPSDNGGWCNPPRKHLDLSIPAFEHIAVYEGGIVPVLYRKVKCLFKGGIRFTIRGNPYFLLVLVWNVGGDGQAVSVSIKGANTPWFPMRRNWGHNWEFTQARLQGQALSFRVLTSDGKYHTSINAAPHDWVFGNTYIGQP; from the coding sequence ATGGAAATCAATTGGAGATTTCTGGCGACCATGATGTTAATGGTGATGACATGCAGAGCAGTGAAAGCAAAGTGGGATTTCGCTCATGCAACGTTCTACAAAGAAGCTCCTGGCGGCGCCTGCGGCTATTTTGATGAAAACAGCCGCTCTTTATATGCGGGCGTTTACACAACAGCACTGAGCACCGCTCTATTTGACAATGGAGGCAAATGCGGGTCATGTTTGGAAGTAAAATGTATTTTTAGCAAATGGTGCTTAACTGGGTCTCGAACTGTGAGAGTAACTGCAACAGATTTTTGCCCTCCAAATTATGCCAAGCCCAGTGACAATGGAGGGTGGTGCAATCCTCCACGTAAGCACCTCGATTTGTCCATCCCTGCATTTGAACATATTGCAGTTTATGAGGGGGGTATTGTGCCTGTGCTCTATAGGAAGGTCAAATGCCTTTTCAAGGGAGGAATTCGGTTCACCATTAGGGGAAATCCCTACTTTCTTCTGGTTCTGGTGTGGAATGTGGGTGGAGATGGACAGGCTGTGAGTGTGAGTATCAAGGGAGCCAACACTCCCTGGTTTCCCATGAGGAGGAATTGGGGTCACAATTGGGAGTTCACTCAGGCTCGTCTTCAGGGCCAAGCTCTTTCTTTTAGGGTCCTTACTAGTGATGGGAAGTATCACACATCCATTAATGCTGCTCCCCATGATTGGGTGTTTGGGAATACCTATATTGGCCAGCCTTGA